The Thermodesulfovibrio sp. 3462-1 genome contains the following window.
AAGAGATGATAGAGATAATTCAAAAGTTAATTGAAAAAGGATATGCCTATACAGTAGATGAAGGTGATGCAAAGAGTGTTTATTTTTCCGTAGAAAAGTTTCCTCAATATGGAAAGCTTTCAAAGAAAAAGATTGATGAGCTTATGAGCGGTGCCAGAGTTGAGGTGGATGAAAGAAAAAAGAGTCCTCTTGATTTTGCCTTATGGAAGGCATCAAAGCCTGGAGAACCCTGGTGGGATTCACCCTGGGGTAAAGGAAGACCTGGATGGCACATTGAGTGCTCTGCCATGTCAATAAAGTATCTTGGTGAAACCCTTGATATTCACGGTGGCGGTGCGGATTTAATATTTCCCCACCATGAAAATGAAATCGCTCAATCAGAGGCATATACAGGAAAAACATTCGCAAAATACTGGATTCACAACGGATTTGTAACGATAAATAAAGAAAAGATGTCAAAATCTCTCGGAAATGTTTTAAATATCAGGGATTTGCTTGAAATCTATGATGCTGAGGCTTTGAGGCTTTTTCTTCTTTCAAGTCATTATCGCAGTCCCATAGAGTTTACCCATGAGTATGTAAAAGAGGCTGAAGCAACCCTTGATAGAGTTTATAGCACAATAATGAGAATTGATGATTTTGAAAAAATTGAGCCAAATGTCAGAAACAGCTCAAATTTTGAAAAAATTAAGTCAGACTTTGAAAATCTTAAACCAGATTTTGAAAGAGCAATGGATGAAGACTTCAATACTGCAAGGGCGCTGGCAGTAATATTTGAATTCATTAAAGAGCTGAATCGGTTCATGGATAAAAGACCTTCCGGTAAAGAAGAAATAAACCTGCTTTTTAATTCAAAAAAAATCATCAGAGAACTCGGCAGTGTCTTAAATTTATTTCAGAGGGAGCCAATTCAGTGGCACAGGGATTTGCTTAAAATTAAGAAAATTGAGATTACAGAAGAGGAAATTAATATGCTCATAGAAGAAAGATTTCAGGCAAGAAAAAACAAAGATTGGCAGAGGGCTGATAGCATCAGGCAACAACTTCTTTCAAAGGGAATTATTCTCGAAGACAAACCAGATAGAACAGTATGGAAAGTAAAAATTTAATGTATATTTATGGTGTAAATCCTGTTGTTGAGGCTTTTAAAGTTCCACAGGCTTTAAAAGAGGTATTCATAGCAAAAAAAAGGATTCTAAAACTTAAAGAAATCATTGAACTTGCTGAGAAAAATTCAATTCCTGTGAAAATTGTTGATGAAGCATTTATTGAAAAGATTTCACAGGGAGTTCATCAGGGAGTAGTTGCAAAGATAAAACCAAAGGAAACAATAACGCTTGATGATGCTTTAAATATTGCATCACATAAAAATGAACCTGCCTTTTTCTTGATTCTTGATTTAATTGAAGATCCCCAGAATTTTGGAAGCATATGCAGAGTTGCTGATGCAGCAGGAGTTCATGCAATAATTTATCAGGAAAGACGCTCTGCAGGATTGGTTCCTTCTGCATGGAAAGCCTCAGCTGGAGCTCTTTGGCATGTCAATCTTGTGCAGGTCAACAACATCAAATATGCAATAAGGGCTTTAAAAGAGCATAACATTAAAATCTACGGAGCTGAGGCAAAGGCAGAAAAGCTTTATTGGAAGAGCGATTTTACTCAACCAATGGCTTTAGTGGTTGGTTCTGAAGGAAAAGGAATAAGGCAGACAGTGCTTTCTTTATGTGATGAAGTGGTAAAAATCCCGATGAAAGGTAAAGTAAACTCATTGAATGTATCAGTTGCTACGAGCCTGCTTGCTTTTGAAGTATTAAGACAGAGAAGTAAAATAATTGATTGAATCAAAAATAAAATAAGGAGGAAGCTGTGGATGAAATTATTAAAGCAATTATTCTTGGAGTGATTCAGGGAATTACAGAGTTTTTGCCAATTAGCAGTACCGCCCATCTTGTAATTACGCCATGGATTTTTGGATGGAGTGGTGAATTGAACTCTTTAAGCTTTGATATTGCTGTTCATTTGGGTACTTTAATTTCACTTATTTACTGCTTTTGGAAAGACTGGATTGAAATTCTCTTTAAAGATACAAGAATGCTCGGGTTTTTGATAATTGGAACCATCCCTGCTGGTATAGCTGGTGTGGCTTTTCATGATTTGATAGAAACTTCCTTAAGAAATCCCTTAGTAATTGTTTTTACTCTTGTAGCTGTTGGCTTTTTAATGCTTTATGCAGAAAAAATAGGGAAAAGACAGCGAAGCTTTGTAACACTTTTTGATGCAATAGTTATTGGTTTAGCTCAGGCAATAGCTTTAATTCCTGGAGTATCGCGCTCAGGAATCACAATTACTGCAGGATTATTAAGAGACCTGACAAGAGATTATGCTGCTAAATTTTCTTTTTTGTTGTCAACTCCTGCGATTGCAGGTGCTGCATTCCTTGATTTTCATAAATCATTAAAATTAAATTATTCCCATGATTATTCACTTTTTATTGTGGGAATTATCTCAGCAGCCATAACAGGGATTATTGCAATTAAATTTCTTCTCAGCTTCCTCAGAAAATACCCTCTGAATCTTTTTATATACTATCGATGGATTTTAGCAGGAGTGATTTTTTTGTTATATTTTCTTAGAAGCTAATGCAGAAAAAGATATATAAAAAATCTAAAAAATTTATTCCCGTTCGAGAAATTGAAAGAGGTGCAAATTCTCACACTTTATCTGCTTCTGATATAGTTAAATCAGTTTTACTCGTAGCCTTAGCAGTTTATGTTTCTGTATGTCTTTTTAGCTATAGTTTTCTGGATCTCTCTTTTCTAACTTATACAAAATCAAAGCCTGTAAACTGTGGAGGAGTAGTGGGTTCTTATTTGGCTGATTTTTTATTAAGCATATTTGGAGTTGGAGGATTTTTAATCCCCCTTTTGCTTCTTTTTTTAGGGATAAAAAGATTTAATGGCAAACCTATTGCTTTTAGAAAAATGCCATATATTTTAACTCTTTTATTTTCTTTGTCTGTTATGCTTGAACCTTTAAGAAAAATTATTGAAACTTATAAAAAGCTTCCCACTGGAGTTTCATGGATAGCTTTTCATGGGAGTGAAGCTTTTTTATCGCTCGCTGGAACTTATATTTTATGGAGTTCTGTATTTATTGCATCAGTTATTTTGCTTAAACCTGAAATAATAAGAAGAAAGAAAATGGAAGCTTCTGAAAAATCTACTTCTGAGAAAGAAATATCTGAAAAAGAAATAAAGGTGGTTAAGGTATCAAAATCTGAAGAACCAATAAAGGATGTTAAAATTTCAAAAACAAAACAAATTGAAAAAGAACAAAGAGTTGAAACAGAAAAAAAAGGTTTTCTTATTCCACCACTTTCTTTACTCAAGGTTGAAAAAACAGATGAGAGTATTTCAAAGGATGAAATAATAGCATCTGCCCGTAGCATTGAGGCAAGATTTGCAGAATTCGGCATTCATGGCAGCATAAAAGAAGTTCATCCAGGTCCTGTTGTGACAATGTATGAGTTTGAGCCAGCAAGTGGAATAAAGCTGAGCAGAATAATTACCCTTAGTGACGAGCTTGCTCTTTCTCTGAAAGCTCAGAGCATAAGAATATACCCAATTCCTGGAAGGTCAGCAATAGGCATTGAAGTTCCAAATAAAAAGCGGCATATTGTAAGACTTGGTGAAATTATCGCCTCTGAAAAGTTTCAGAACTCATTATCCTATCTTACTCTTGCACTTGGGAAAGATATATATGGGAATCCTGTTATAACAGATCTTGCAAAGATGCCTCATCTTTTGGTTGCGGGTGCGACAGGTTCTGGTAAAAGTGTTTGTCTCAATACAATGATACTCAGTCTTCTTTATAAGGCAACTCCTCATGATGTGAGGCTTTTGCTCATTGATCCAAAACTTCTGGAACTTTCAGTTTATGAAAATATTCCCCATTTAATGTCACCTGTAATTACAGACCCAAAAGAAGCATCAGAGGCATTAAAGAAAGTTATTGTTGAAATGGAGCGTAGATACAAACTTTTTGCATCAAGAGGCTTCAGAAACATAGAAAGTTTTAATCAATCAGTGCAAGAAGATGAAAAAGTTCCATATCTTGTTGTATTTATTGATGAATTTGCAGACCTTATGTTTACAGCACCAACAGAGGTTGAACAGGCTGTAACCCGCATTGCTCAAATGGCAAGAGCATCAGGAATACATCTTGTTGTTGCAACCCAGAGACCAAGTGTTGATGTAATAACAGGCATAATAAAAGCAAACTTTCCTGCAAGAATTGCCTTTCAGGTTACATCCAGGGTAGATTCCAGAACAATACTTGATACACAAGGGGCAGAGAAGCTTCTTGGAAGGGGTGACATGCTTTTTATGGTTTCAGGTGTGAAGATAATCAGGGTTCATGGTGCTTATGTAAGTGAGGAAGAAGTAAAAGCAGTTACTGAATATCTTCGCAGTCAAGGTAACCCGGATTACTCCCTTTTTGAATCAATTCAGATTCCTCAAGATAAAAAGGAAAATGGCAAGACAGAGGAAACAAACAGGGATGAACTTTATCAAGAAGTTATTGAATATGCTCGCCAGGCTGGAGAGATTTCAATTTCTCTTATTCAGCGAAAATTCAAAATAGGCTATAACCGTGCAGCAAGAATAATGGATTTACTTGAAGAAGACGGACTTGTAGGTCCGCCTCAGGGTGCTGGTAAACCGAGAAAATTTTTGGGATAAAATTTAACTTGCATTTTCTGAAGAAGTTGTGCTATTATAAAAATTGTCTGGTGGCTATACCGGAGGGGAAACACCCGTTCCCATTCCGAACACGGAAGTTAAGCCCTCCAGGGCCGATGATACTATGATCGCGAGGTCATGGGAAAGTAGGTCGCTGCCAGGCATTTTTTATTTATACAAAACCTTTCTGTAAAAATCTACCTTTATAAATTCCTATTAAAACAGCATAGAAAAATTTTACTTTACTTTTTATGATGTAGCATGTTATAAAAGATTAGCTTTGCATTTTGCAAGCTTTTAGCACCTGCCATTGGTGGGAGAATTAAAAGGAGGTTTTAAGAAGTATGGCTTTTGAAGGACGTGTTAAGTGGTTTAACGAGTCAAAGGGATTCGGGTTTATTCAGCAGGACGGCGGACAGGATGTCTTTGTCCATTACACCTCAATTAAGGGTGATGGATTTAAGACTCTGAAACAGGGTGACAGAGTGAGATTTGATGTTGTTGAAGGAGATCGTGGACCTAAAGCAGTTAATGTAGAAAAAATCTGACAACCCGAGGGACCTCATACGAGGTCCCTTCTATAAACTTTCCTATGCCTCTTCCAGAATGGGTTAAAAGCCAGCTTAAAGAAATTAAAAAAACGCAGAATTTTTTAAAAAATCGCAGATTAAACACTGTATGTGAAACTTTAAGATGTCCCAACAGAAGTATTTGTTATAAAGAGTCAATTGTTACTTTTATGATTCTTGGCAATGTATGCACAAGAGGATGTAAATTCTGTAATGCAGAGAAAGGAATTCCTGAAAAAATTGATTCTGAAGAGCCTTTAAGAATTGCCAGAGCAGTTAAAGAGCTTTCCCTGAAATACGTTGTCATAACTTCCCCAACAAGAGATGACCTAAAAGATGGTGGAGCATCTCATTTTGCAAAAACTGTGAAAGAAATTAAAGAAATAAATCCAGATACTTTGGTAGAAGTTCTTGTTCCAGATTTTCAGGCAGACATAAAATCCATCAAAAAGGTTTTGGATTCTGATATTTCAGTTTTTGCCCATAATATTGAAACAGTGCAATCCCTTTATGGATATGTAAGAGTTGGTTGTTATAGCCGTTCATTAAAAGTTCTTGAATCTGCAAAAAATTTTAATTCAGAATTAATTACAAAATCAGGATTCATGATTGGATTTGGCGAAAGTATGAGTGAAATATTTCAGACAATAAAAGATTTAAAAAATGCAGGTTGCGACATTATTACAGTGGGACAGTATCTTCAGCCTTCAAAAAAAGCTCTGCCTGTAGTAGAATATAAAAAAGTAGAAGTATTTGATGAAATTGCTGATTTTGCTTTAAAAGAAGGCATTAAAGTTGTTTTAAGCAACCCTTTAATAAGAAGCTCTACAAGAGCTTATGAAGCCTATAAAGCAGTAAAGGTGGGAGAATATGGAAAACTTTGAATTTTTTAATCCAACAAGAATAGTTTTTGGCAGAGGCACAGAGAATAAAATTGGTGAGATTCTTAAAAAAGACGGAGTTAAAAAGGTATTATTTGTTTATGGTAAAGAGTCAATAAAGAAAATAGGACTTTATGAGAGAGTCCTCAAGGCATTAAAAGACAATGATATTGAATTTATTGAACACAGCGGAGTAAAGCCAAATCCTGTGCTCAGTCATACAAAACAAGGAATTGAAAAAGCCAAAGCAGAAAAAGTAAATGCCATACTTGCAGTGGGAGGTGGTTCTGTTATTGATGAAGGAAAGACAATTGCAGTAGGAGCTAAAAGTGAAAAAGATGTATGGAGGTTTTTTAAAAGGCAGGATGAGATAAAATCTGCTTTGCCTGTTTATACAATTTTAACTCTGGCTGCAACAGGAAGTGAGATGAATGAAAATGCTGTAATCACAAATGAAGAAACTCAGGAGAAACTGTCAATCTCCTCAAAATATATATTCCCTAAGGTTTCTATACTTAATCCTGAATTAACCTTCAGTGTTTCTGCACAATATCAGGCATATGCAGCAGTAGATGCTATTGCCCATACAGTAGAGTACTATTTCAGTGGTTCTTACTGCCCGATGATTCAAAATAGATTTATTGAAGGATTAATTAAAACAGTTATGGATACTACAGAGAGCATTCTTAAAGAGCCTGACAACTACAATGCCCGTGCAGAGTTTATGTGGGCTGCAACTCTGGCTTTGAATGGACTTGCAAAATTGGGGATAAGAGGAGGAAGTTTTCCCAATCACATGATTGCTCATGCATTAGGTGCTCTTTATGATCTTCCACACGGTGCCTGTCTTAGCATCATTATTCCAGCATGGATGAAGTGGTATAAGGATAAAAATCCTGCACAGTTTAAAAGATTTGCAAAAGAAATATTTAATAAAGAAACAGCTGATGACGGAATTTCAGAGCTTAAGGCATGGTTTAAAAAAATTGGTGCACCTGTCAGTTTGAAAGCTGCTGGAGTCAAGGATTTTGAGATCTCAAAAATTGTTGATAATGCTTACAACATCGCTCATGTATGGCAGATAGGTTACACAAAAGAGACATTGACAGAAATAATAAAAAATGCAAATGATTAAATAAAAAATGGAGGGATAAAAATGTTTGATTTTCCAAGAATTAAAAGACTGCCTCCTTATGTATTTGCAGTGGTAAATCAATTGAAAACTGAATTGAGAAGAAAAGGTGAGGACATCATAGATCTTGGAATGGGAAATCCTGATCTACCAACTCCAAAACATGTAGTGGAAAAGCTATGTGAAGCAGCAAAGAATCCAAAAAATCACAGATATTCAGCAAGCAGAGGAATCACTCAATTGAGATGTGCTATTTCAGAGTGGTATAAAAGGAGATTTAATGTTGATATCGACCCTGAAACAGAGGCAGTTGTTACAATTGGTTCAAAAGAGGGTTTGAGCCATTTACTTTTAGCAGCAGTGCAACCCGGTGATGTGGTGCTTTCTCCATCTCCAGCTTATCCAATTCATCCCTATGGAGCAATAATTGCCGGTGGAGATGTGAGAACCTTTAGTGTATGCCCTTGTATGGATTTCTTTGAGGAACTTGAACGAGCTTATAAAAATTCATGGCCCAGACCCAAGATTTTGATAATTAATTTTCCTCATAATCCAACAACAGCAGTGGTAGAGGATCTTGACTTTTTTAGAAAAGTGGTTGACTTTGCTAAAGAAAACAACATTATGGTCATACACGATTTTGCCTATGCTGATCTGGTTTTTGATGATTATAAAGCTCCAAGTTTTCTTCAGGTTCCAGGGGCAAAGGATGTGGGAGTTGAATTTTTCTCTATGACAAAAAGTTATTCAATGGCTGGATGGAGAGTAGGCTTTTGTGTTGGCAATAAAGAGATTGTTGGAGCACTCACGAAAATAAAAAGCTATCTTGACTATGGAATGTTTCAGCCAATTCAGATTGCTTCAATTGTAGCATTAAGAGGACCGCAGGATTGTGTTGAAGAAATAAGAAAAACTTATGAACGCAGAAGAAATGTTCTCATAAAAGGATTAAATCAGGCAGGCTGGAAAGTTGAACCACCAAAGGCAACAATGTTTGTGTGGGCAGAGATTCCAGAACCTTTCAAAAAAATGGGTTCTCTGGAGTTTGCCAAATTTTTAATAAATGAAGCAAAGGTTGCTGTATCTCCAGGCATAGGTTTTGGTGAAGGAGGAGAAGGTTTTGTCAGATTTGCTCTTGTTGAGAATGAACACAGAATAAGGCAAGCTTGTAAAGGTATTAAAAGGGCATTAAATTTGATTCCTCAGGTAAAGAAAATTAGAAAAGTAGGATAAGGAGGGGTAATGAAACAGGTTAGGGTTGGTGTTATTGGCTTTGGAACAGTTGGAACGGGAACAGTAAAAATTCTTCTTAATCAGAGAGAGTTAATTAAAAAAAGAACAGGCATAGATGTAGTGTTAAAAAAAGTTGCAGATAAAGACATCGAAAGACCGAGAGAAATAACTCTTCCAAAAGAGCTTTTGACAACAGATGCATGGGAAATCATAAAAGACCCGGAAATTGATATAGTTGTTGAAGTTGTAGGTGGCACTACTGTCGCAAAACAATTCATTATGGAAGCCTTAAAAAATGGAAAGCATGTTGTTACAGCAAATAAGGCTTTATTGGCAGAACAGGGAAATGAAATATTTAAAGAAGCTTTATCCAGAGGATTAAAAATTGGTTTTGAAGCCTCTGTTGGAGGTGGGATCCCCATTATTAAAATAATGAGAGAAGGTCTTGTGGCAAACAAGATGCTTGCAATTTATGGAATAATCAATGGAACAACCAATTTTATCCTTACAAAGATGACTAATGAAGGGATTGATTTTCAGGATGCCTTAAGGCAAGCACAAACTTTAGGGTTTGCAGAAGCAGATCCAACCCTTGATATTGAAGGGATTGATTCAGCTCACAAGATTACCATTCTGGCATCTTTAGCCTATGGAATTCCTTTAAGTTTTGATAGAGTTTACTGCGAAGGGATTACAAAGATAACTGCGCAGGATATAGCCTTTGCAAGGGAATTCGGATATAAAATCAAACTTCTTGCAATAACAAAAATTCTTAATGGAGAGATTGAGCTAAGAGTGCACCCCACAATGGTGCCAGAGGATTATTTAATCTCTAAGGTTGATGGTGTTTTTAATGCCATATATGTGGAAGGAGACAGTGTAGGCTCAACTCTTTATTATGGAAGAGGTGCTGGAAGCATGCCTACAGGAAGTGCAGTTACCGCAGACATAGTTGATATTGCAAAGGGTGTTAATACAATGCCCTTTGATTTTTCAGAAAAATACAAAATTAAACCAATGGAAGAAATAGAAAGCATGTATTATTTCAGGTTTACTGCACTTGATCGTCCTGGAGTGCTTTCAAAGATTTCAGGAGTTTTTGGAGAGCACAACATAAGTATTGCGTCAGTAATTCAGAAAGGAAGATCAAAAGCTGGAGCTGTTCCTCTTGTAATTTTAACTCATAAAGCCAGGGAAAAGGATGTACTTGAGGCATTGGAAAAAATAGATAAACTGCCTGTGGTTTCAGATAAAAGTGTGTTTATTAGGGTTGAGGGAGAAGAATCTTAGTGTATTCTATTCTGCAAAGCTTAAGTGAGCAACAGCTTTTAAGATATGACCGTCAGATTATACTTCCTCAGATTGGTTTAAAGGGACAGAGAAAGCTTAAAGAATCAAAGGTTTTAGTAATTGGCATAGGTGGGCTTGGAAGTGTTGTAGCTTACTGGCTTGCTTGCTCTGGTATTGGCTACATCGGGATTATTGATCCTGATACAGTTGAAATAAGTAATCTTCAGCGTCAGATTCTTCATAATGAAGAACATATTGGCATGCCAAAAGTGATTTCAGCGATGGTAAATCTTAAAAAACTTAACAGTGAAATACAGATTCTTCCATATCCTGAAGACATTAACAAGAAAAATGCTATGGATTATATAAAATTTTATGATGTTGTTGTTGCCTGTCCTGATAATTTTGAAACAAGAAAAATTATTAACGAAACATGTTTTAAATTAAACAAACCCCTTGTAATTGGAGCAGTATCAGAGTTTGAAGGACAGGTTTTTGATATAATTCCTCCAGCAGGGCCCTGTTATCACTGTATTTTTGATGGAGCAGAAGACAACACCTCCAGAGGCATTTTAGCTCCTGTAGCAGGAGTAATTGGCTCAATTCAAGCTACAGAAACAATAAAAATCTTGGTTGGTTTTGGAGAGCTTTTGCATGGCAGAATAATTATATATGATGCTTTAAAAGGAGCTTTCAGAGAAGCAAAATTTCTAAAAAATCCATCCTGTCCAATATGTAAATGAAAATAAAAAAAGAAATTTTTGATGAAATGATAAGCCATTGTGTAGCTTCTTTGCCCTATGAAGCCTGCGGAATTCTTGCTGGAAAGCATGATATGGTAACAAAAATTTATAAAATAAAAAATATAGAGAATTCTTCAGTAAGCTATCTCATGGAGCCAAAAGAACAGTTAAGGGCAATGAAAGATATTAAAAACAAAGGGCTTGAAATGGTTGCTATTTTTCATAGTCATCCTTCTGGCTCTGCCTATCCATCCAGCAAAGATATAGAGCTTTCTTTTTATGATGTTTACCATGTGATAGTTGCTTTAGAACCAGATTTTGAGGTTAAATGTTTTAAAATAAATGATGGAAAAGTTTATGAGGAAGAATTAGTTATTGAGCAATGAAAGCAAAAATATTTTATACTGCCATTTTTTTCTTTCTTTTTCTGATTGGTGCATGTGCAGGCTATATATACTGGCTTTTTTCAGACCTACCAGATGTAAAAGCCTTAGAGAGCTATAGACCTATGGAAGCCTCTATTGTTTATTCCTCTGATGGGCAGGTTCTTACAGAGTTTTTCTATGAGAGAAGAAAATTCGTTCCCCATTATGAAATTCCTGACTTGATAAAAAAAGCCTTTGTTGCTGCAGAAGATGTAAGGTTTTACAAGCATCCAGGGGTTGATATTATTGGTATCTTGCGAGCTCTTTATAGAGATATAAAAGCTGGAGGAATAGTTGAAGGAGGAAGCACAATCACACAACAGCTTGCAAAGATGCTGTTTCTAAAACCTGAGCGAAGCATTACAAGGAAGTTAAAGGAGGCAATACTTTCAATACAGATTGAGAGAAAATACACAAAGGATGAAATACTTGGACTCTACTTAAATCAAGCTTATTTTGGAAATAGAGCTTATGGAATAGCAGCTGCATCAGAGACCTATTTTGGTAAATCCTTTAAGGAGTTAAAAATTTCTGAAATTGCCTTACTTGCTTCTCTACCTAAAGCACCATCAGCCTTTAATCCGTTTAAAAGACCAGAGATAGCATTAAAACGAAGAAACATTGTTTTACAGAAAATGCTTGAAGAGGGGTTTATTACAAAGGAGCAGTATGCCGAGGCAGTAAAAGAGCCTATTGCTGAACATCCACACTACAGAAGATTTGAAGCTCCTTATTTTGTCGAGACATTGAGGCAGGAGCTTGAAGCAAAATATGGAGAAAGACTTTATAAGGATGGATTAAGAATTTACTCTACGATTGATTACAATCTTCAAAAAAAAGCAGAAGAAGCTGTGCAGAAAGGGCTTAATGAGATTCACAAGAGGGTAAAGCCTAAGGTTCAGGCAGCATTGATTGCCATTGACCTTAAAAGAGGTTATGTAAGGGCTATGGTAGGAGGAAATGATTTCTGGGAGAGCCAGTACAACAGAGTATTTGCGCTGAGACAGCCTGGAAGTGCCTTTAAACCCTTTGTTTATGCAGTGGCTCTCACTGAAGGCTGGAGTCCTGATGATACAATTCTTGATGCTCCTGTTAGTTTTCCTGGTGCAGTTCAGGGTAAGAGCTGGAGTCCGAAAAACTATAACAATGAATACCATGGTGAAGTTCCACTCCGCAAGGCAATTGCTCTTTCTTTAAATTCTGCCACTGTTAGATTAGCCTCTCAGATAGGCATTAAAAAAGTTGTTGAATTTGCTCAGGAGTGTGGTTTAACAACAAAGATTCATCCATATCTTTCAACAGCCCTTGGTGGCTCTGATGTAAAACCAATAGAGCTCACAGCAGCCTACTCAGTGTTTGCAACAGGAAAAAAAATAAAACCAATTTTCTATGAAAAAATAACTGACCACAATGGTATTACAATTGAAGAAAACAAACCAGAAATAAAAACAGTACTACCAGAGGAAATAGTGGAGCAGATTAGAGAGCTTTTAAGAGAGGTTGTTCTTTCAGGAACTGCTCAGAAAGCAAAGGAAATTGGAAGAGAAGTTTATGGCAAAACAGGGACAACCAATGATTTTTCTGATGCATGGTTTGTTGGATTTGATGACAATTTACTGGTTGGTGTATGGGTAGGAA
Protein-coding sequences here:
- a CDS encoding HesA/MoeB/ThiF family protein, which codes for MYSILQSLSEQQLLRYDRQIILPQIGLKGQRKLKESKVLVIGIGGLGSVVAYWLACSGIGYIGIIDPDTVEISNLQRQILHNEEHIGMPKVISAMVNLKKLNSEIQILPYPEDINKKNAMDYIKFYDVVVACPDNFETRKIINETCFKLNKPLVIGAVSEFEGQVFDIIPPAGPCYHCIFDGAEDNTSRGILAPVAGVIGSIQATETIKILVGFGELLHGRIIIYDALKGAFREAKFLKNPSCPICK
- a CDS encoding M67 family metallopeptidase, coding for MKIKKEIFDEMISHCVASLPYEACGILAGKHDMVTKIYKIKNIENSSVSYLMEPKEQLRAMKDIKNKGLEMVAIFHSHPSGSAYPSSKDIELSFYDVYHVIVALEPDFEVKCFKINDGKVYEEELVIEQ
- a CDS encoding PBP1A family penicillin-binding protein, giving the protein MKAKIFYTAIFFFLFLIGACAGYIYWLFSDLPDVKALESYRPMEASIVYSSDGQVLTEFFYERRKFVPHYEIPDLIKKAFVAAEDVRFYKHPGVDIIGILRALYRDIKAGGIVEGGSTITQQLAKMLFLKPERSITRKLKEAILSIQIERKYTKDEILGLYLNQAYFGNRAYGIAAASETYFGKSFKELKISEIALLASLPKAPSAFNPFKRPEIALKRRNIVLQKMLEEGFITKEQYAEAVKEPIAEHPHYRRFEAPYFVETLRQELEAKYGERLYKDGLRIYSTIDYNLQKKAEEAVQKGLNEIHKRVKPKVQAALIAIDLKRGYVRAMVGGNDFWESQYNRVFALRQPGSAFKPFVYAVALTEGWSPDDTILDAPVSFPGAVQGKSWSPKNYNNEYHGEVPLRKAIALSLNSATVRLASQIGIKKVVEFAQECGLTTKIHPYLSTALGGSDVKPIELTAAYSVFATGKKIKPIFYEKITDHNGITIEENKPEIKTVLPEEIVEQIRELLREVVLSGTAQKAKEIGREVYGKTGTTNDFSDAWFVGFDDNLLVGVWVGRDNHKPIGPKEAGARAALPIWIDFMKEAGQMLK
- a CDS encoding homoserine dehydrogenase; the protein is MKQVRVGVIGFGTVGTGTVKILLNQRELIKKRTGIDVVLKKVADKDIERPREITLPKELLTTDAWEIIKDPEIDIVVEVVGGTTVAKQFIMEALKNGKHVVTANKALLAEQGNEIFKEALSRGLKIGFEASVGGGIPIIKIMREGLVANKMLAIYGIINGTTNFILTKMTNEGIDFQDALRQAQTLGFAEADPTLDIEGIDSAHKITILASLAYGIPLSFDRVYCEGITKITAQDIAFAREFGYKIKLLAITKILNGEIELRVHPTMVPEDYLISKVDGVFNAIYVEGDSVGSTLYYGRGAGSMPTGSAVTADIVDIAKGVNTMPFDFSEKYKIKPMEEIESMYYFRFTALDRPGVLSKISGVFGEHNISIASVIQKGRSKAGAVPLVILTHKAREKDVLEALEKIDKLPVVSDKSVFIRVEGEES